The genome window GCAATGACCTGTGCGGAGTATGACCTTGAGACAGCTTCAGTGTTAAACATACTAACGAAACTTCCCCTGGTGATTTTCATGGAGTGAATACCCAATGGTAAAGGGAGTAGGTACGTATAGATGGACAAATATGGATTTCAGATCTTAGATGGTAAATAGTCTGTACTCTACGGAAAGGTAAAGTACCAAGATAATAATACAAGGGTGATGAAATGGACCAAGTTGCAGTGGCTGTGCATGATATATCcactttccttctcttccccaACAGGAGGTTGGCCCCAGTGTCTAATTAGTTAGATTCTATCTACTTGGGTTCTGGTAAACTAGTGCAGAGCACAGGGGTTATACATAACAATAAGATTTATTAGGATTCATTCAGTATATGGCTGTGTGGCTTCGAAAGACACTCTTGCTATTTTCTGTTACAGTAGCTTGAATGGGTATCTGAATAGTGCCAAAACCTAATACCATCAGTAATTATTAGTATTGAACGACGAAGACAACTTAACCAACCCCTTTTCCAGccaagagagagagagaaagtaTGGAGTCAACAGTCCAGCAATGAGATATCTGATCTAAGCCTTTGAGGTCGATAGCTTCATTTGCAAAGTCCTCTGAGTTGCTCTGAAATGCCAGCAGTTGGGTTGTCCTCCATAAATCAAAATGAAACTTGATCCCCACTTACTCCTGCTGCCATATCCCGTGTCAAACAGAACCGGTGTGGGTGTGCTTGACACGGATACCGAGCATCGTCAAGAGGTAATTTTTGCTCTCTATTGTCCAGTCAAAGCCCAGCCACTGTGGTTAGGCGTGTTTGTTTAGGTATCAAAAGAACGAGGGGACGAAACCCCTGCTGTGACGCCACAATGCCAGCTCACCTCCAGCTCTGTTTTGGCTTAATTCCTATAAGCCCATCCCTGGGCTGTCAAAGATCTTCAATTTCATAAACATTTTATATATACGATCCTAGAGTTGATTGAGAGTGAGGGTCACTGTGAAGAACCAATTTCTCTCAGGGACACCCCCTAACTTGAGCATTACCATAAATTTACCATTGGAACACTGATTCAACCTATGTTGACAGCCATTTACTTTGCTTGAAGCGCCCAATTCAACTTCGCTTGCTTCATTTTCTAtattttctctccttcctgtGTACCTACCTCGCTCCATTCCATCCGCCATACAGAACAAGCAAGCAGAAGAATAGCGCTCGCTTTGGGGAGGATTGTCTGATTTACATAAAGTCGTTGAGGAATTCCCTTTTTGGATCGCTTTGGAGTACGCGAGCGTGGGCTTTCCGTGCACCAGCATGGGCGCCAATACGAAATACTCATTTCAGAATGAACGGGTACAGCAAGACGGAAATACCGGGGACCTGAGGCCGGGGCATTTCCAACCAGCAGGGTCACCGCAGGGTGAGCCCATGCTTCCTACGCATAACGAGAAGAGTGCTCGCCGCTATGGAATATTCCGAGTAGACACCGCTGGCGAGAGTGGCCGCAGTGGGTTTCATCCTGTCCACTTTTTCGCGGTCTGCTTCAAAAGCACCTGTACACTTTCGATGCTGGTGAACATCCTTTGGCCTTTCGTCCCGGCCGCTATTGCCATACACTTCGCTCGGAAGGATCTTCACATTTGGATTTTCGCTTTGAACTATGTTGCCATGGTCCCTTCAGCAAACTTGCTCGGCTTTGCAGGCGGCGAGTTGGCAAGGAAGCTGCCCAAGGTTCTTGGAATACTATTGGAAACAACACTGAGTTCTGTCGTGGAGATCGTACTCTTCATGGTTTTGATCCACAATGATAGAGGGGGAAACCTGATCCCTGTCATCCAGGCCGCTATCCTGGGCTCAATTCTTGCGAATTTGTTGCTTTGCTTGGGgttgtgcttcttcttcggaggTATCAGACGCCATGAACAGTCGTTTCATGAAGCTATCAGTGAGGTCGGGTCGGGGCTTCTGCTCGTTGCAGGTTTTGGTCTGTTAATACCGAGCGCTTTCTACGCGGCCCTAAGCTCGAGCTCAACCAAAGCGATCATCACTCCAGAAGATTTGGATCACTCCACTTTGGTAATCAGTCGATCTACCTCTGTTATTCTTCTCGTCGCCTTCATTATGTAAGCCCCTCTGTTCTTGGGCTGCCCTTAACGATCAAGTCCACTCACGCGCTTGCACAGGTTCCTGTTCTATAATCTGCATAGTCATCATAGTATTTTTGATGAAGTCCTTGAGAAGGACGAGCAGCGGGACGAGGATCGAGAGGAAGAATTGCAACGCACCAAGCTCACTCTGACCGAATGTCTAGTGGCTATAGCATTTTCGCTCACGTTCGTATGCATGTCAGCAGTCTTTTTGGTGGAAGAAATAGAGTACATTGTTGAAACAGGGGTTTCTGATAACTTTATGGGTCTGATCTTGGTTCCTCTAGTCGAGAAAGCAGCAGAGCATCTGACAGCTATTGACGAAGCCTGGTGAGTCCGACCTGGAGATGAATTCAGCTGCGTCTCCGCCAAATTAACATCTGTTAGGGACAATCAAATCAATTTCGCACTCTTCCACTGCCTCGGCCCTTCAATTCAGACAGCTTTGTTGAACGCGCCACTGGCAGTCATTGTGGGCTGGTGCCTTGATAAAGACATGGGTCTCAACTTCGAAATCTTTatgatcgtcctcgtcgtcctgtCAATCTTGGTGGTTGGAAACTTCTTGCGCGATGGAAAGTCCAATTACCTTGAGGGAGGTCTCTGCGTGCTTGTGTATGTCATTATTGCTGTTACAACTTGGTACTATCCCAAGGTGGAAGGAGAGTTGGGCGGCCACTCGGGCCATCCTACCGAATAATTCTTTCAGTCGCAGACATCTTCCTGGAATCTACTACGTTGTTTCTTTAAATATGTTTAGCAGAATAACATGATAGGAGTTGCGGTAGTGTAATAGATACTTTTGAAGGTTAAGAATATCTTGCTGATTGTTGGAAAGACAGTCAATTTGCATTAAATAGCTTTAGTATCGTACTTGATTATGAGAAATCCACAAGGAAGTCGAAAAGAATAAACTACGTTATCATTAAGGAAAACGAGAATGCAGTCTACCACTCAATTGTCCCGGAAGTTGTTTTGTAGGGTGGAAGTAGAACCATGGTCTGGAGAGACTTCGGAGTGAAGCTTAGGCGCGATTTCACAATGGTTCGCGCTTCCGCACCACCCAAGCATATCAAAACAATGGAAAAGGAGACCGCGGTCAATCCAGCGGACAGAGTTATTGGCGCTCTCAAAGATCGCAAACTTCCAATCAATCGGCATGAGATCGAGTCGGCTTTGATCGACATCGATAACAAGAATGTTGAGAGCATTCAGTGGCTGGAGGAGCACCTCCGACCCGACACGCTGCTTTCGCAGGAGGAGCTAACACTGTATGTTTCCCATTCCTCACCCCGTTGGATTCCATTTCTCTCTATTTCGAAGCGATAGTCTGTTGTTGCTAATTGTATCTTCTATAGATTCACAACATTGGAGAATTCGGGTGCTTTGCAAAACATCATATCTGATCCAGATCTTGCTACGATACGACCATTCTTGGACGATGACCTTCGCTGTGCGATCGAATCTTTGAAGACATCAACCTCTGCGATCCAAGTGCAGACGAAGATACTGAACTCACAATTAGAAATTCTGGATAAACAGTCTGGCCTGCAAGAACAACGAAGGATTCGACAGCAAAGAGACATACAACGGCTACATCAAAAGCATGCAAGTGGAACGCAGCATATTGCAGCTTCGGTAATGAACCAATATGTGGACCGCTGTGGAACGATTTGCGACTGACATTCCCCAAGTCTAGTGATCTTGCACGTGAGCTAGAAGCGAGCTTGAAAACCGAATTGGAGAGAGCAACGAACGATGGCAGAAAGATCCTGTCTGTCCTGGCAGCCAGGGTAAAGGATGATGACAGGATACTTGCAAATCTGGCGCAGAGCGCTTTCCGTATACAAGTCACTACTGATGATGTCTCTATAACCAAAAGAGCCACCGACCTGGGTTCACTGCTTGCGGAATACGTGGCGGACGAGATACACTGCCGCCTCGACAGACTGTATCTTGAAAGTGTCAAAGCGGGCCTGGCAAATACGGCTGACAAAGCAACAgcgacggaggaggaggcttTGATGACGCTGAGTGATGAACTAGAGTCCTTGTACCCAGAGATTGACATATTGGCCCAGATGTCTGTAAGGCAGTTATTCAACGAGCCCATACTACGTGAACTTCAGAATGTCCATGGTCAGCTGCGAATGGCCTCCCACAGAAGGCTTGAGAATGTCGGTGGACTGTTGGTCGGAATCTGTCCACGATTTAATGGCTGACCATCTCATAGATCCTGGATACGATCGTTGGCATGACGTCGTCTATCGGGAGCCTTGAAGAGCTCCTCCAGAGTCGCGAATCATTCTGCGCGACTCTAGAGGCTCTTACAGCTGCTTACAGGACGGAAATAGGCAATCAGTTTTCCGAAAagccttcttcaaggcgaGAGACATTGAGTATGAGGAGGCGTTCTACTCCGTTGCTATCCATCCCTACCGCTCCAGAAAAGCCCATGGATAACTCAGATTTCCAGGCCATCGCGGGCGTTCTGCGCCGCATTGGTTTGTCGGTGGACTCCGTGTTCCAACTAGAGGAGCAAAGAGGAAAGGATGATTGCGGCGAAAATGCTCTCTTTGACAGGAAACAGCACATTGTTGAGTGCCTACGCAATATTAGGCTCGGTGCTAAGTTACCCTTGGTAGCTGAACTGATCCCAAGTGACCAAGCTTCTCAACTTCTTGCATCTGCCCTGAGCGAGGATTCTCGATTTAAGACCTCGCTTTTGGATGTGGAACAAGACCAGAAGCTCAGTGAGCTCGAGTCACAATTGGGTCGACTTCAAAAGGGGATCGAACGGCTCAACTTGGACGTGCTCCACCAGCGTGATAGGAGCCGAGAAAAGTTCATGGAAAAGTGGGCATAGCGTAATAGCCTTGCGCTTATCATCGTGCTTAGACTTTTTAAACTCCCGTCTCGTGCCGTCCTCAGATGAAATGAATCTGGCAGGACATAGTGGTGAATTCTCCATGTCTCTTCAGCTCTGTGGTTGCTTGTCCACATGAACGAAGAGATTAGGCATCAATCCTTTAAGAACACTGAGAATCCTGCGATCATGTTGGTGGCGCGGCGATTTGATGCGCGTAagcgtacggagtagtataTGGTCTTGAGTTCCAGACCCTTTTGGGTTGATGTTTGGACTGGCGATTGGAACATCCAACACTTTCACAAAGAATTTGATTTGACAGGAAGGATGTGGCTGGTGCTCTATCATCTGCGCCTCATTCTGTTCAGCTCAACAACTGATATCACCAACATCTTTGTAATAATCTACGAAGACATTCAAAGGCTCCTCTCTGGTCTGTAAGGCACTATTACAGAAACACAATGGAATTAGCAATAGACCCGGGGAACAGAGGTTGCTTGAAATTCCATCACTAGGAACAGCCACTCATCTGCAGGAACCCCTTGTAAGTTGTCTAGCCGCAGGACCTGCATCAGGAGGCTCTTTAGGGAAGAAACAGGGCCAAACCTCGACATCTTTGTTCGATTTGAAAATCTAAACGAATTATTGTTGGGGCTTTTTCGTCATCCGCCTCTAGTCACTattcatcttcattgcttTCTTCGCTTAGTCTTGAGGGTTTCAACTTGTTCGGCTGACTCCTACTGTGCCCCTGTGACCTGAACCAGCCACACTTCATTGTCTCTCTCTATGATAATTCACCAGGAACCCTCAACACTGCTTGACCAGGCTACGGCCGATGGGCAGGAATGGTGGGTAGCTTAGAAAAAAGTCATCGAATAGGCTTGCCTTAGGCTGCAGCCGTACACTAGCCCGCATATGTGCCTGGAAGAACTACAAGGGTTCTTCCACCGCATGATCTAGCCTGCTCTTACAAATTTTCGTCATGTGTAGTTGCGATACTTATAAGTATCTTAGTCGTCAGGCTTCACGACGCGCGATGGATTTCCTCTCCCCGTAAAACAATAGAGAGAACCGCTTGTATGTGTCTTCATGTTGAATGAACCCGAGGATCCTTTGTTGGTTCTCCTTACATTTCACTCTTCCTTTGATAATCAGGTGCTTTGAACTCATGACTCCGGCCACATGTCTTTCATCGATGACAATGCTGTGTCGCATCTTCGCTTGTCTTGCAACTGCATAGAC of Aspergillus fumigatus Af293 chromosome 2, whole genome shotgun sequence contains these proteins:
- a CDS encoding hydrogen/calcium exchanger domain-containing protein, whose amino-acid sequence is MGANTKYSFQNERVQQDGNTGDLRPGHFQPAGSPQGEPMLPTHNEKSARRYGIFRVDTAGESGRSGFHPVHFFAVCFKSTCTLSMLVNILWPFVPAAIAIHFARKDLHIWIFALNYVAMVPSANLLGFAGGELARKLPKVLGILLETTLSSVVEIVLFMVLIHNDRGGNLIPVIQAAILGSILANLLLCLGLCFFFGGIRRHEQSFHEAISEVGSGLLLVAGFGLLIPSAFYAALSSSSTKAIITPEDLDHSTLVISRSTSVILLVAFIMFLFYNLHSHHSIFDEVLEKDEQRDEDREEELQRTKLTLTECLVAIAFSLTFVCMSAVFLVEEIEYIVETGVSDNFMGLILVPLVEKAAEHLTAIDEAWDNQINFALFHCLGPSIQTALLNAPLAVIVGWCLDKDMGLNFEIFMIVLVVLSILVVGNFLRDGKSNYLEGGLCVLVYVIIAVTTWYYPKVEGELGGHSGHPTE